A segment of the Mercurialis annua linkage group LG4, ddMerAnnu1.2, whole genome shotgun sequence genome:
TAACTATATTTTCTGTGAAGATTTTTTACTGCTGAGAAGCAGAAAAATGCAGGCATATAAGCATTGGTTAATGCTCAAGAACTGTAGTTTTGACTTTACACTTTGTATTTGCAGGAATTTGCCAGGAGGAATCTTGGTTTGATTCAGTCAGTATATTGGAATCCGAATCTGACGATGAATTTAGTAGTGTGATTGGAGGTAGAGCATCTTCTTTATCAGTTGTAAACTATGCATGCAGCTACACATATGTTACGCCATAATGAGGTTTTTATTGATCTTTATTTGAGCTCTCATTGGTGTACTTACTTTTACGCAGATCGTTTTTCCTCTGTGGGTTCAGCTATTGGGAACATTTCGGGTGGACAAGTGCTTCAGTATGAAAGTTCTTCATGCTATACGGATGGCAAGGGTAAATATGAAGAATACCATGAAAGTTTTGTGAAAATAGATGGACATATGACAGGCAAAGACGAATTCAAGGATCCAAAAGGGTTTGCACTTATTAGTCCTCAGAAATTATTAGATAATTATGGAAGCTTTAAAGGTTCAAAAGAGGACAGACGTGACTCTCAAGAGAACACCTTAAGATCTGGGTTATCTCGGTTGCATCCTTCTGTGAGTTTCAATGACAAGCTTTTGAATGCATCAAGTCAGAAAAAGAAATTAGCAGTTTTTAGGCTTTCTTTTAAGAGGAAGTCATGTGATGGAGAAGAGACCACTGAACAATGTTAGTATTTgcagttataatttttttagtgaaaCAGTTCAATTTGTCTTCATTGCTTTACATATTTACAACTTGCAATGTTCTATATCTCTTGTTGCCTGATGTTTTTCATGCCATTGCTACTTTTTACATGTTAGATGTTTGCAATGGCGTAGTTTTCACAGTCAATCAAATGCTTTTTGTGACTTGTCGGCGATGATGTTCAGATTCGTGCTATTGTGATCCTATGGTTGTGTAACATATTTTGTCAATCATGTAGGTGCATCAAAGAGATTCTTGTATCATCCCAAGGCAGGACTCACTATTCCTCGTCAACTGGGAGAGAAGCCAACAATAGGATGTTGGTCTGAGATTCCTCCCTCAACTTTCAAACTTCGAGGGGAGACCTATTTCAAGTATGCTAACTCGCTCAAGTCATCCCTGAATGGATGCTAAGCCAATTGCTACAAGTAGTTATTCTGTTGTTTATCTCTGTGGATATAATTTTACAATGCTCTACAATGCAGAGATAAGAGGAAGTGCCCCGCTCCAAGTTACAGTCCTTATACTCCGATTGGTGTTGATTTGTTTATCTGCCCAAGAAAGGTTAATCACATTGCACGATACCTTGAGCTTCCGAATGTAAAAGGCGAAGGAAAAATTCCTTCTCTCCTAATCGTAAATATTCAggtatttgtttaatttaatacAGAATGATTGTGTCAATTCTTTAAGCTGATAATATCTTATGAATGGCTTCTCATGTGCATTGTATTATCTTGCTGTATGTCTCATTGCAGTTGCCTACTTACCCTACTGCAATGTTCCTTGGCGACAGCGATGGTGAAGGAATGAGTCTTGTACTATATTTTAAGGTGTCTGAAAATTTTGAGAAAGAAATCTCTTCACAATGTGAAGATAATATCAAGGTATTGTTTCCAATTTTctgttatttttctattttttagtcAACAGCATTCAAAATATAAAGGAGCTAGTGTATGGGAACAAAACGGCGATACAGAAAACTCCGGAAAGAGAAACGATGAAAcaacaatttttataatatgcaaaaaatttaaatttccataTTTCAGAGCATTTTCTGAAACAGAATTGAAACGCATAAACGTAGAAATCAACAAGTTTCAGTGCAACACATTAAAGAAGTATGTAGGATATATGAATACTAGATTACTAGTTCTCTAACATTTTCATTCCAAATTACAGAAACTGGTTGAAGATGAGACAGAAAAAGTCAAAGGCTTTGCAAAAGAGTCAAGTGTTCCTTATAGAGAAAGGCTAAAGATAATGACTGGTTTAGTCAATCCTGATGATCTCAATTTAAGTTCTACTGAAAAGAAGCTTGTAAATGCTTACAATGAAAAACCTGTCCTTTCTCGTCCTCAGCATCAATTTTATAAGGTAACGCACAATTTTGTTGCTAATTTTTCTTCTGACAGCATACACACAACCACATTCACTTTCTGCTGAGAATATTTGCGTTCTGTCCATGCTCACGTTTAAAACAATGTTACATGAGGTTTTAGTCTCCATGGCGGGAAAAGATCATTTCTGACTAATAACAAATCTTATTTCTGTTTTTTCATTCTTATGATGCAATTATGCATAGTAAGCTGTTTATTAGTGCTTTGCTGACAATATCTATCTCTGTCTGGCAGGGTCCTAATTATTTCGAGATTGATCTTGATATTCATCGCTTCAGCTTCATATCCAGGAAGGGGCTTGAATCATTTCGAGACCGGCTTAAAAATGGAATTCTTGATCTTGGTTTAACAATTCAGGTATCATATTGAGTCATTTTTTCTCATATAAGCAAGCTCAGTATGTCTAACCCATTCTTAAAATGAAAATGGTTTAACAGGCACAAAAACAAGAAGAGCTTCCGGAGCAAGTGTTGTGCTGTCTGAGACTTAACAAGATCGACTTCGTTGACCATGGTCAGATACCGACAATAATGACTCTTGAAGATGATTGATATCGAAAAATGCGCAGTTCTGACTCTTAAAAGGCGCCGAACAACCATGTTAACAGAGATGTGATCAACATGTGCATTTGATCCCATGGTATAGAAAATTTTGCAATTTGTGAATGAGAGAGGAATAGGAGTTCTTTCTCccaattgtcaaaattaaaaaaagaaaatcgtttatgtttaattaatacTTATAAGAAGATAGAAAAAAGAGATGCTTTTAAAGCTGAGTGTGTTACTAACAagtgaaaaattataaacttcaatcaaatcaaattgatatgTACCTGTATAAATTTATGTAGAtggattattaataaaaataagctacagttctatatattttattaatcaatccatatcaacaaaataaaagttaacTTTACTTAAATAGGAAATAGGACTACGAAGATGGGTGAAGAATTCCTGAACACGCCTATCTGGATCGTTAATGTCAACACCAAATATGTGCCTCTCatcaagaaaataaatgaagCCTTTATGTTTCTCTTTCGCAATAAATCCGACAAGTCCTATGATCCAacatctatttttaataatctcGTCTTCCTCAGTTAGCAACTCCCATCTCATCATTGTCTTCTTATCCGCAGTTAGCTTGTAGAAATTTAAGTTCAATCTTTGTCTGTAACCTTCTTCCATGGACCAATAACCGTTCACCCGAAAAATTTCTCCTTCATCTTGCATGATATTTGAGGGATACTCTACATCTTCAGGTCTTAACATTATGTCATCTTTAAACGAAGAATCATTCATATCGAATCCTAGTACCCAACATCTTTTGTCGAAGATGTAGATATAGTTTTTAACTATGCACACAGACAAGATTCCTGTCTTGAAATTGTCTTCAGAATTATAATTCCATGTCGTCCATGATTCATCATATGGGCGGGCAACTCGTAGAATCACCTGGTCACTTGCACCGGTGACTTTAACGTTACCGAGAACTATAAACTTGGGAAGTCCATCTATTATTGAAATAGCTGCTTTGTCTACTCCAAGGGACCCGACATTCGGCAGAGAAATTCTCTCCTTGGTGAGAGGATTGAGCAAAAAAGGGTCGAATGCACAACAAGACTTGAATACGTTTTTCGAAGGATCGGTGCCGAATAACAACCATCCCTTGTTTGATGTAATGAGAATTAAATTGGACTGATCAATATGAACGAATTTAGAAAaccatttattaattatttttctattacgATGGGGATATCTTATGGAAAATAAATTTGAACCAAAGCAAATATATTGGAGAGTTTATCTGGAAAATAGATTTGGgctaaacaaatatatataatatgagaaagaaaaagatggaTTGtataacaagaaaataaaaaatgaccctaatgttatCTCACTAGGACTATTGATTTATTTTCATCTCAGAAATAgccgtaacgttataaaaagaAGACATTTTAACCCTTCGATTAACAGAAACATATTACACCGTTAAGTTCTCTGATGTGgtaattagaaaatataaaaaaaaacagagaaagCCACATCATCCTTTTATCTCTCAAATGAAACTCATCCCCTCCGCCACATCACATCACTGTCATTGTCAAACTCCGAgatgtggaccgcccgcaagTCCACATACCTGGTAATTCCGTGCTATAATGGCCAGTAGCCGAACCTCAACCACTTCATATTAAGAAAAGGCGTAGCCGGTGTTTGAACACGCGACCTTTAGCGCCCAGATGGCTGAGTCTGAGACCATTAGACCAAACTCGTGCGGGCTCTTCAATGTTTTTTCATAAAGAATGATGTGGTTTTTTCTGTTCTTTTATTGTCTAATTGCTACATTAGAGAATTTAAAGGTGTGATATGTTTCTGTTAATtgaaggtttaaaatgttatcttttataatattaggGTTATTTTTGAgacaaaaaaaacattaatggTGTAAGTGTAGGAATGGCAATGGGGCGTCTATGGAAAATCTCCATCCAcgtccccatttaattaatggggATAAAATCATTCCCATCCCCATCTCCATGGATTTCTCATCCCCATGGGGATGCCCGTTCCCcgtacaattaatataatttataaataattttattattttcataaaatatttgaaaaaaaaatcattataaaaaatactattaccttttatattattatatatttataactaaatagaaactaataaaaaaaattatgtaaattatttaaaattataaataacatactaaaacttataatataatataaatatacataaatataaatcggatccccatggggacggggatccccatggggtggggactatACTCCCCGTCCCCTTCTCATCTCCGTGGTTGGGGAATGATTTTCCCCCATCCCCGTACCCATGGGGGTAATTGGTGGGGATTCCCCGCCCCATTAGGGGCGGGTCCCCACGGAAAACGGGGAATcccctccccattgccatccctatgTAAGTGAGACACGGGCTAAACATTAGGGTTaattttgcaccttttccctaAGAAATAGCGATAGAAAGGTAAATATGAGAAAGGAAAAGGGCAAAAGAGGAAAAAGAATTTAGTAGGGCAAAAAAGATGagtgtataaaaataaaattagaagagagaaaagagaaaataGCGTCCGAGGCCGAGCGCTTACCCCATGAGTGAAAGGGGAAGCGTGGTATTCCACAGAGAGAAGGTTCCGTTAACACCGTGGCGCATGATAGTGTGACGGGCGTATATTAAACAGGGTTTCCCATGGCCGCTTTACTGCTCTAGTTTATGCAGCTAAAGTGAGGGGATTTTGCCCTACATTTTCTTCTAATCTATTTTCTTtgtgtgaaaaaaaaaacaaaataacgtttttaattatttttgtgaatttttttttccagttcCTATTGATTTTGACCTAATCAAGAATCGTTGAATTTCGTCTacaatattcaaattttatagagtttttaaaatgttttgcgATCTGAtttcataataattaataaagtttgttttaatttatagttttaggTGACTGAGAGTGATTCGAAGGAGAAGACGAGTGCCGAAAGTGGTGACGACGAGGATGGTGATTTGGTCCGGAGAAGCCAAAAGTGAATCACTGTCCTCATCTTCGCCACTGCCGACACTCAGTTTTCTAACAGTAAATTGAGGATCATTAGGGTTTCCACTTGCCTAGCTGAAGTTGAGATAAAGGAATTCCAGaagataatttaatttagtttttactaCTCCATAATTTAAGTTTGATTTTACAAgttatttgtaataattttagtttaaattcattcgttactttaaattaaataaactttagAATTGCATTAAGATCGTCGTGAATCtttagagaaaaaaaaggaaatttataaaattaatataatattatagaatcataaaaaaattaaattttcacatTCATTAACCTAAGAATATTATATTTGCTTAAACATCAACATTAcgcttttttaatgtttttattttgtttaaagtGATAATTTGTTATTCAATAGTAATAAATGAATAATGTAATCTTTGTTTCGCATAAAAGAAAAGAGTAACCATGGAATGACCCCAATGTTGTATGGTGGTAAAGTTTAATCcttcaataatatttttttcttgatatttttgttattatttaaatttttaaaatcgtcaattctaatatttttttaaatcaaattcatttactttttatttttgaaaattttaatggtAAAAAGGCAAATTGAAACAATAGAAACTAAAAATTACTCAATAAACTACAATTGATGATTTAGAAAATTTGTCATAAATGAGacaatttgaaaaatgaaatatttttgaatgattagaCTTACTGCTAAAGATATTTGAGGATGACCAGCACAATTTGCAATTCTAGTGGGTAGTTCATCTCTAGAAGTTGAAATAAATGAAAGAAAAGTAATGCACATGTAACAcacaaaaaaatgttaaaaatgaaaactTCTATTGCATTTTATGTTGTGTTAAACAAATTTTTGCTTTTTTCCCTTTTTCCTTCAATTTAGGTCACCTGATCTTCAAATTCTCATGTGATCAGTCCATTATTATGCCTTAAAAGattacaactttttttttcataagcTGCTAATATAATGGATATGAACACATATTGAACTCAAAAGAACATCAACGTCAAAACCTATAGTGCAGTTTCACTATGTCTCAAATTAGCTACCAATTCTTCCAAAGCATTGCCTTCTTTAATGGTTTGAAGTGTCTTCAACTGCCAAAAAATATTAGGATTTAGGTTTCTGCAAAATTTAAACAAGAAAATACCAGCATCTACTAACAAACTATCAATTTATCTCCTCCCATCTACTTGGATAGATGTCATTAGATGCTGGTTTGCGAGATATTAGATTGATTTAATCGCGTGTCTCTCAAACCAGCAACTCACGGATTGAAATGACTCAATTTGGAGATGTTTCGGGTTAATTGtcagaaaaaaattgaaatttcgaTCCAAGTAAATGGgaaggggtgaattgatcctttgctACTTTCATAGCAACATATGCATATGAATTCAAGAATCACTCAGCTAACAGTCTGAAATTGGCATACAATAGGGAAGatgaaaaatatttacataattataaaaaaaaggtttCTTGTACCTACCTTTGTATATTCTTGATCTGCGAGCTGCTCGGCGTATGTGACTTTCATTCCTTTGCAATAGTTCATCAAATTTATATGCTTGAGTCAACAACGGTCCAGAAAATTCAATCTTTTCCCTTTCTTTATCCTCATCCTAACAAGTTAAAACACGCTGAGCTCAGAACAAAAACATCCAGAAACAAACTAAAGAAAACTAGGAACCATAACACAAAAGAATTTGGTGGTGGTGCATACATACCACATTATACTCATCATTTGCCTTTTGGAAATAGTAAGCATTTGTCCCATCAAAAGAATCTGATGAATTATGTCTGTTTCGTCGTTTCTGCATTGCATGGTTTGATGTGACCTCATGAGAGCCATGTCCTCCTTCTGGTTTATTCGTTACGTTATAGGAACTGTTTGCAAAGTTGAAACTTGTCGAGTCTAATGCACTAACTTGACTCTTTGTCAAAGATTCTGTACACGATATTGTCGACAATGCATCCTCCTGCCGCCTTTTTGCCCATGCGAAGCCACTTGATGCTACCACCGGTGCTGGACCCGTGAAAATGAATTCCTCTTTTGTTGCTTGGGAAGTTTCTGAAACTGTGTCAAACGAAGAACTCGGTTCTCTGTTCATATCTTCTCTTCCCTTCTTCGTCTGGACGTGACCGTCATTGATTTTAGAAACAGATTGagtattttctttcatttcCTGCATAAATGAACAACAAATTAACCCTTGCAAACCACCTACATCTTAGAGCCAGAAGCGAAAAAAAAGTCGAAGCACGAAAATAAATATGCTAAAACGAGAAATGTTGAAATGgaaaacaacaaaataataaactaatttataagaATATGTTGTAACTATAGAGTTTCGGAGTTTCATAAAGATTTCTTGAAACAGAAACGAAACACTAAAACGTACGTGTTGAGAAGTTTTCGAGCAACATAGAGAAAGAGAGAAGAGAGACCTGTTTAGATGCATATTTATTGAGAATGTTATGTTCTTGCGAAACTCTAAtaaattttcttgattttttgtGTGCTCCTGCATCTCTTTTTCTGCCACCAGCCATTTTTCTGAAAGTACAATAGTTATTTAATGACACAGTATGAATATCATAGTTGGAATTGGACTTAAACTGATAACAAAACAGGCAAAACCTCAAAAGACCATAATTGCTGTAATGGAAATTCACTTAACAGCAACACCCTTGCATTGTTCTGAGGCATCTCGTGACAAcaaaaattaacatatttaCCTCCGCACTTCATCTCGTTGTTTGGCATCAATTTCTTTGTTAGGTGGATACTTTGGCAAGCTTGATGGATCACATGCATATGGTGCGGTATTGAAGTactaaagacaaaaaaattatacaattaagATAGTAATTAAAAGGCGAATAAAACACGAGGCCACAACTTCAAATTAATCACATTTTGACAACCTGTAGCAGTAAACTAAAGAACTATGAGAGGTCAAACTTGGTACCGGGGAGAAAAGAGCAGAGGAGGCAGTTCCGCGCTTATCTGGCTCTATTGAGAGGAAGGTTTCTATCAAGTCCACGGCGGTTGTAGGGAAATCTTTACACCTCTCTCTAACCGAACTTTCATAAACATGTTGGGACTTAAATATGCTAATATTTGGAAGCTTACACTGTTTCCAGTACTCTTCAGAAGGAGAACCGCAAAGCTTGAAGATTTTGTGTAATTGTTCAACCTGATTACAAGgtaacaattattaatttctaCTTGATAACATATTTCGGAAGAAAAAAAATCCGCAACAGAGAGAACTAAGAAAGTAGTCAATATGTAAACACTACGCTGAAATGTTTTTATTCATGAAACTACTAATTACTCTAGCCATAACTTAAATTGTTTCAGGTTCTAGGATTAAGAGTTGATACATAAGAAAAGATTCTGAAATACCAATTTTACATTTGTTTATTTCCATTTGTAATGCATCTTTAATCACACTACAAatggatttatatttttttgactaTGTGGTGCAAAAATAGAAacacgaaaaaaaaaaattacaagagtAGGTCAAAAATATAGGGTTTCGGAGTTTCAAAAGCATTTTTAGAAAGGAAAATGAAATGTTGAAACGTAGGACTCAACAAATTTCCATACAACATTGTTTTTTGAAGATACTACAATATGGCTGCGTGGTTACCTCGGTTCTCCCCTTTAGGAGAGGCTTTCCAATGAGAAGTTCTGCAAATACGCAACCCACACTCCATAGATCCACAGATACTCCGTAACTTGTTGAGCCCATCAAAAGTTCAGGAGGCCGATACCATAAAGTTACAACGCGACTGGTTAATTGATTCTTGTTCTTTGGGTTAAGAATATTTGCCAAACCAAAATCTCCTATTTTCAGAATCCCTTCATTGTTGACGAAAATATTGGACACCTTTATGTCTCGATGTATTATACCTCGTAAATGACAGTGCTCAATCCCATGTAATAGTTGCTTCATGTAACACTTGACCTATACAC
Coding sequences within it:
- the LOC126679066 gene encoding uncharacterized protein LOC126679066 codes for the protein MGGCVSTHAPHKRVRIHKRRLRRFGKRHVKISSAHDGSKKRNNDVGHVSVSQFVHMDFENGKTSTCRKSGASNSMYHLTQLQWHLSQVDIDGICQEESWFDSVSILESESDDEFSSVIGDRFSSVGSAIGNISGGQVLQYESSSCYTDGKGKYEEYHESFVKIDGHMTGKDEFKDPKGFALISPQKLLDNYGSFKGSKEDRRDSQENTLRSGLSRLHPSVSFNDKLLNASSQKKKLAVFRLSFKRKSCDGEETTEQCASKRFLYHPKAGLTIPRQLGEKPTIGCWSEIPPSTFKLRGETYFKDKRKCPAPSYSPYTPIGVDLFICPRKVNHIARYLELPNVKGEGKIPSLLIVNIQLPTYPTAMFLGDSDGEGMSLVLYFKVSENFEKEISSQCEDNIKKLVEDETEKVKGFAKESSVPYRERLKIMTGLVNPDDLNLSSTEKKLVNAYNEKPVLSRPQHQFYKGPNYFEIDLDIHRFSFISRKGLESFRDRLKNGILDLGLTIQAQKQEELPEQVLCCLRLNKIDFVDHGQIPTIMTLEDD
- the LOC126676251 gene encoding cyclin-dependent kinase C-2 C isoform X1, coding for MGCVISKKRSSVAAGAAASSSSPSLGFVDRSTNVSSRQPSGPLNCDPKCKKDKNDADRNNDDHNKKSEKERNGFDSLDKFRRRSSSRKSASFSFKLGFSHRHNGGAEYIAAGWPSWLSSAAAEAINGWVPLRADSFEKLEKIGQGTYSSVFRAREVETGRMVALKKVRFDNFQPESIRFMAREILILRRLDHPNVIKLEGIITSRLSSSVYLVFEYMEHDLAGLSSSPDVKFSDSQVKCYMKQLLHGIEHCHLRGIIHRDIKVSNIFVNNEGILKIGDFGLANILNPKNKNQLTSRVVTLWYRPPELLMGSTSYGVSVDLWSVGCVFAELLIGKPLLKGRTEVEQLHKIFKLCGSPSEEYWKQCKLPNISIFKSQHVYESSVRERCKDFPTTAVDLIETFLSIEPDKRGTASSALFSPYFNTAPYACDPSSLPKYPPNKEIDAKQRDEVRRKMAGGRKRDAGAHKKSRKFIRVSQEHNILNKYASKQEMKENTQSVSKINDGHVQTKKGREDMNREPSSSFDTVSETSQATKEEFIFTGPAPVVASSGFAWAKRRQEDALSTISCTESLTKSQVSALDSTSFNFANSSYNVTNKPEGGHGSHEVTSNHAMQKRRNRHNSSDSFDGTNAYYFQKANDEYNVDEDKEREKIEFSGPLLTQAYKFDELLQRNESHIRRAARRSRIYKVEDTSNH
- the LOC126676251 gene encoding cyclin-dependent kinase C-2 C isoform X2 yields the protein MGCVISKKRSSVAAGAAASSSSPSLGFVDRSTNVSSRQPSGPLNCDPKCKKDKNDADRNNDDHNKKSEKERNGFDSLDKFRRRSSSRKSASFSFKLGFSHRHNGGAEYIAAGWPSWLSSAAAEAINGWVPLRADSFEKLEKIGQGTYSSVFRAREVETGRMVALKKVRFDNFQPESIRFMAREILILRRLDHPNVIKLEGIITSRLSSSVYLVFEYMEHDLAGLSSSPDVKFSDSQVKCYMKQLLHGIEHCHLRGIIHRDIKVSNIFVNNEGILKIGDFGLANILNPKNKNQLTSRVVTLWYRPPELLMGSTSYGVSVDLWSVGCVFAELLIGKPLLKGRTEVEQLHKIFKLCGSPSEEYWKQCKLPNISIFKSQHVYESSVRERCKDFPTTAVDLIETFLSIEPDKRGTASSALFSPYFNTAPYACDPSSLPKYPPNKEIDAKQRDEVRRKMAGGRKRDAGAHKKSRKFIRVSQEHNILNKYASKQEMKENTQSVSKINDGHVQTKKGREDMNREPSSSFDTVSETSQATKEEFIFTGPAPVVASSGFAWAKRRQEDALSTISCTESLTKSQVSALDSTSFNFANSSYNVTNKPEGGHGSHEVTSNHAMQKRRNRHNSSDSFDGTNAYYFQKANDEYNVDEDKEREKIEFSGPLLTQAYKFDELLQRNESHIRRAARRSRIYKET